A window of Clostridia bacterium contains these coding sequences:
- a CDS encoding L,D-transpeptidase family protein: MRKIAFTVVILILLTLVNYQYMHKDKNTMYSQWEAECLNKEQGDDQENDVHIYIDLNQTLLYVIEGDKVIKKYPISIGKDRSPSPIGIWRVVHKAKNWGSGFGSRWMGLDVPWGIYGIHGTNKPGSIGYAASHGCIRMNNNNVEELYDLIPHNTLVVINGGPYGNFGNGLRQLEPGHRGADVLEVQKRLKIKGYYDGPLDGRFGEGTKHSLIEYKKQNGLPINDHVDHQTYESLGIIIIE, from the coding sequence GTGAGAAAGATAGCATTTACAGTTGTGATATTGATATTACTTACACTGGTAAATTATCAATACATGCATAAAGATAAAAATACTATGTACAGCCAGTGGGAAGCAGAGTGCTTAAATAAAGAACAAGGGGACGATCAAGAAAATGATGTACATATTTATATAGATCTAAACCAAACCCTTCTCTATGTTATTGAGGGAGATAAAGTTATAAAAAAATACCCTATATCTATAGGCAAGGATAGAAGTCCTTCTCCTATCGGGATATGGAGGGTTGTTCATAAGGCCAAGAATTGGGGGAGTGGATTTGGGAGCAGATGGATGGGGCTGGATGTACCTTGGGGTATATATGGCATCCATGGGACCAATAAGCCGGGTAGCATAGGTTATGCTGCTTCTCACGGTTGTATAAGGATGAATAATAATAATGTTGAGGAACTTTATGATCTGATACCTCACAATACCCTTGTGGTGATAAACGGGGGGCCTTATGGTAATTTTGGTAACGGTTTGCGTCAGTTGGAGCCAGGTCATAGAGGGGCAGATGTGTTGGAAGTACAGAAAAGGTTGAAAATAAAAGGATATTATGACGGGCCGTTGGACGGACGTTTTGGAGAAGGAACCAAACATTCTTTGATAGAATATAAAAAGCAGAACGGATTGCCTATAAACGATCATGTAGATCACCAGACTTATGAGAGTTTGGGAATAATTATTATTGAATAA
- a CDS encoding type II secretion system protein, producing the protein MMRKISKHSGLTLIELIFVLAIFAVILAVIFNIYVTGFKTFKKDTQRSQVQQDAHLAGQVIEKELRNARMISHTVPGDEETYYCIKLQDDTKNKWLVIQTVYKGKTSTKKVTGDTIESIEFLPGSTGNLIGFIINARIDDNEFDIHSEILLNNIIHLSLPEQGTTVLYYTKY; encoded by the coding sequence ATGATGAGGAAGATTTCTAAACATAGCGGACTGACTTTGATAGAGTTGATATTTGTTCTTGCTATTTTTGCGGTGATATTGGCTGTCATATTTAATATATATGTTACAGGGTTTAAAACATTTAAAAAAGATACCCAGCGCTCTCAGGTGCAGCAGGATGCTCATTTAGCCGGTCAGGTTATAGAGAAAGAGTTGCGAAATGCTAGGATGATATCTCACACCGTTCCGGGGGATGAGGAGACATATTATTGTATAAAGCTGCAAGACGATACAAAAAACAAGTGGTTGGTTATACAAACTGTATATAAGGGGAAGACCAGCACAAAAAAGGTGACAGGGGATACTATAGAGTCCATCGAGTTTTTGCCTGGGTCAACAGGCAATCTGATAGGATTTATTATAAATGCACGCATAGATGACAATGAATTTGATATTCATTCTGAGATTTTGTTAAATAATATAATCCATCTTTCCCTTCCGGAACAAGGAACTACTGTTTTATACTATACAAAATATTGA
- a CDS encoding prepilin-type N-terminal cleavage/methylation domain-containing protein, with translation MIENNKKSNNKMIWGKDGFTLIEVIVSLFIISILSILLIGSFDINTRQIFGAGEKTDILFSARREMDNAIADSNYVVSADSRLTISKQKRDIIIGGAQVSGVEIQVKQKSNGKVVLTSFIPE, from the coding sequence ATGATTGAGAACAATAAGAAGAGCAACAATAAAATGATATGGGGAAAGGACGGTTTTACCCTCATAGAGGTTATAGTATCGTTATTTATCATAAGCATATTATCCATATTATTGATCGGTTCTTTTGATATAAATACCAGACAAATATTTGGGGCAGGGGAAAAAACGGATATATTGTTTTCTGCTCGGCGGGAAATGGATAATGCTATTGCTGATTCTAATTATGTAGTGTCTGCAGATTCACGCTTAACTATAAGTAAACAAAAAAGGGACATTATAATAGGTGGGGCACAAGTATCAGGAGTGGAAATTCAAGTAAAGCAAAAATCCAATGGGAAGGTAGTGCTAACATCTTTTATCCCTGAATAG